The following coding sequences lie in one Nitrospirota bacterium genomic window:
- a CDS encoding tetratricopeptide repeat protein, with translation MRFEAEWGNPGGRNGPFRGPAALALDSASNLYVADSKGDRILLVGADGRVIRSLGSRGEGAGQFDSPSGIGVDREGRIYVSDTGNDRIQVLAPSGTPVYVFGAEGNGPKQFDEPRGLALISDLLFVADAGNHRIQVFSRDGVFLHAFGNEQTLQKPVDVAAGSDGRVFVADESGNRMQVFNLDGALKRTMSAPTDVPENLLRPVSVDVDARGYLFVADSGNFKMKKFDPSYKVVASMGSKAKTGSGAFIEMSGLAADSAGRVYVSDAEKNTIQIFSTERESQLPLPRRILPFSAEVEEIVPGRVLDRVRMEDGSTVVLEADSRKMVVSGVDGTRIEMGPFREPVSLGVDRSSSPLRSGDGEKKRYPEETPGNIWVVDAGAHQILKYAKDGTRLLAIGKKGSAGGYLDSPRGMAFSTNGNLYVADTGNHRIQIFTPEGLVVGSIGRKGEAPGMLREPVSIAMDDSNNVYVAEEANARVSRFDEQGKLIGIIGGRGTASGRFEKPRALAWSPSGSLLVYDYARQDIQLFTSEGEFISSLGSGGGGRGEFQSVESLRAPSPTQLWVMDGERGDTQVFTLRFTPQTPARVSAKGGLKVIELSWEAGGESYLDGFNLYRRENPRRAFERIHSTRESAWADREVVKDRTYEYAVSAVARDGFESPLSKSASAMPLKLVPQAPSGIKLMPRELAMVVSWQPNPEKFIDHYTVYRGETPIGDYKEVARQSTTVAFDRNLQEDRVYYYRVTATAKEGEESPAGTVVFERPLRSPVSKPPLQLAPIELRPLFASQYKLYEKESFGRVTIRNNTDLPIPNVRLSLSVKDYTDFPTQIAIQEIPPMGSEDRDVKLVFNNKILDLTESATVQLAFTLGYFEGRMERTMADAYPVTVYEKHVLTWDDPSKIAAFVTPGDPVVASVARAAIAEIPENVHGMTDNVMKAKTIFEVAGLAGVRYVADPNTPYKEASQNKARIDFVQFPRETIQLRAGDCDDLSSLFASLFENVGVTTVLLDAPPRFVASSQSRDGHALLAPGHIFIMFDSGLTAEEAIDRGFALDDFVACDPSPPTSAASCPIPVAAGFTPASEDAPVKGAPTKPECKDASIERAATSLTTHDPRLTTHDSSLCVPLEITMIGSSFREAWNRGITEWNEGSKEGQIRAIDIHQAWDRYKPPSLVPVDFKPMKIPAVRIEKEFPGELRSIALSHVQRTGAVWSEKLASSPDDPEALNRLAVLHAEFGFGAEAEKWLLQILARDAASADASNNLANIRFMGKDFKAAAELYARAATADPSDASILAGLARAQFRGGDAKQAKETLVKALQIDAGILDEYPDLTQIQR, from the coding sequence GTGAGATTCGAAGCCGAGTGGGGAAATCCGGGCGGCAGGAACGGGCCGTTTCGGGGGCCCGCAGCGCTCGCTTTGGACTCCGCTTCCAACCTCTATGTGGCCGATTCGAAGGGCGATCGAATTCTTCTGGTCGGCGCCGATGGCCGGGTGATCCGATCCCTGGGGAGCCGCGGCGAGGGCGCGGGGCAATTCGATTCCCCTTCCGGCATTGGTGTGGATCGGGAAGGCCGCATATACGTTTCGGATACCGGCAACGACCGCATACAGGTCCTCGCCCCATCAGGAACGCCGGTCTACGTTTTTGGCGCAGAAGGGAACGGCCCGAAACAGTTCGACGAACCCCGTGGGCTCGCGCTGATTTCCGATCTTCTTTTCGTGGCCGACGCAGGGAACCACCGAATACAGGTGTTCAGCCGGGACGGAGTATTTCTCCACGCCTTCGGAAACGAGCAAACGCTCCAGAAACCCGTGGATGTGGCCGCGGGATCGGACGGGCGCGTGTTTGTCGCCGATGAGAGCGGAAATCGAATGCAAGTCTTCAACCTGGACGGGGCATTGAAAAGAACCATGTCCGCCCCAACCGATGTACCGGAGAATCTCCTGCGCCCCGTTTCCGTGGACGTGGACGCGCGCGGCTACCTTTTCGTGGCGGATTCCGGCAATTTCAAGATGAAGAAGTTCGATCCCTCGTACAAAGTCGTCGCCTCGATGGGATCCAAGGCAAAAACGGGCTCCGGCGCCTTCATTGAAATGTCCGGTTTGGCGGCAGACTCCGCGGGGCGCGTGTATGTTTCGGATGCTGAGAAGAACACGATCCAGATTTTTTCCACGGAGCGTGAGAGTCAGTTGCCCCTTCCCCGTCGAATCCTGCCTTTCAGCGCGGAAGTGGAGGAGATCGTTCCGGGCCGGGTTCTGGATCGTGTACGCATGGAGGACGGCTCGACGGTGGTCTTGGAGGCCGATTCCCGCAAGATGGTCGTCAGCGGCGTCGACGGCACGCGGATCGAAATGGGCCCGTTCAGAGAGCCCGTTTCGCTCGGTGTGGATCGATCATCCTCTCCGTTGCGCTCCGGGGACGGCGAGAAGAAGCGGTATCCGGAAGAAACGCCGGGAAATATCTGGGTGGTGGATGCAGGCGCCCATCAAATTCTCAAGTATGCCAAGGATGGAACTCGCTTGTTGGCCATTGGGAAGAAGGGATCGGCCGGCGGGTATCTGGATTCTCCGCGAGGGATGGCCTTTTCCACGAACGGGAATCTCTATGTGGCGGACACGGGAAATCACCGGATTCAGATCTTCACGCCCGAGGGTCTGGTCGTCGGATCCATCGGACGGAAAGGGGAAGCCCCCGGAATGCTCAGGGAGCCGGTGTCGATCGCGATGGACGACTCGAACAACGTGTACGTTGCCGAGGAGGCGAATGCGCGGGTCAGCCGATTCGACGAACAGGGGAAGCTGATCGGGATCATCGGCGGGCGCGGCACGGCAAGCGGCCGGTTTGAAAAACCCCGCGCGCTGGCGTGGTCACCGAGCGGGTCGCTGCTCGTCTACGACTACGCAAGACAGGACATTCAACTGTTCACGTCTGAGGGGGAATTCATTTCCAGTTTGGGGAGCGGCGGGGGAGGACGAGGGGAGTTCCAGTCGGTCGAGAGCCTGCGAGCCCCCTCCCCCACCCAGCTCTGGGTCATGGACGGGGAGCGCGGCGACACGCAGGTTTTCACGCTTCGATTCACGCCTCAAACCCCGGCGCGCGTGTCGGCCAAGGGAGGACTGAAAGTCATCGAGCTTTCCTGGGAGGCCGGCGGTGAGTCCTATCTCGACGGCTTCAATCTGTACCGCAGGGAGAATCCGCGCCGGGCGTTCGAGCGGATTCATTCCACACGGGAGAGCGCGTGGGCCGACCGGGAGGTGGTCAAAGACCGGACCTACGAATACGCCGTCTCCGCCGTGGCGCGGGACGGCTTCGAGAGTCCCTTGTCGAAAAGCGCTTCCGCCATGCCCTTGAAGCTGGTGCCGCAGGCGCCGTCCGGAATCAAACTCATGCCCCGGGAGCTGGCCATGGTCGTCTCCTGGCAGCCGAATCCGGAAAAGTTCATCGATCACTACACGGTGTATCGCGGGGAAACACCCATCGGGGACTACAAGGAGGTCGCCCGACAGTCCACCACCGTGGCGTTCGACCGGAATCTCCAGGAGGATCGCGTCTACTACTATCGAGTGACGGCCACGGCCAAGGAGGGTGAAGAGAGCCCCGCCGGCACGGTTGTCTTCGAGCGTCCCCTGCGTTCTCCGGTGTCCAAGCCCCCCTTGCAACTGGCGCCTATCGAGCTGCGTCCCCTTTTCGCATCGCAATACAAGCTTTATGAAAAGGAATCGTTTGGCCGCGTGACCATCCGCAACAATACCGATTTGCCGATCCCCAACGTTCGGCTCAGCTTGAGTGTGAAGGACTACACGGACTTTCCCACCCAGATCGCGATTCAGGAGATTCCACCCATGGGCTCGGAAGATCGGGACGTGAAGTTGGTCTTCAACAACAAGATCCTGGATCTCACGGAGAGCGCCACCGTGCAGTTGGCGTTCACCCTCGGCTACTTTGAGGGGCGCATGGAGCGAACGATGGCCGACGCCTATCCTGTCACGGTCTACGAGAAGCACGTCCTGACGTGGGACGATCCCTCGAAAATCGCCGCGTTCGTGACCCCCGGGGACCCGGTGGTGGCGTCGGTCGCGCGCGCGGCCATCGCCGAAATTCCGGAGAATGTTCATGGGATGACGGACAACGTCATGAAGGCCAAAACGATTTTCGAGGTGGCCGGGCTGGCGGGCGTAAGGTACGTTGCGGATCCGAATACACCCTACAAGGAGGCGTCCCAGAACAAGGCCCGCATTGATTTCGTGCAATTCCCCCGTGAAACGATTCAGCTCAGGGCCGGTGATTGCGACGACCTCAGCTCACTCTTCGCATCGCTTTTCGAGAACGTGGGCGTGACCACGGTCCTGCTCGATGCTCCCCCCCGCTTTGTGGCATCCAGCCAGTCGCGGGACGGCCATGCCCTCCTGGCGCCGGGCCACATCTTCATCATGTTCGACTCGGGCCTCACGGCGGAGGAGGCCATCGATCGCGGCTTCGCTCTCGACGATTTTGTTGCTTGCGATCCCTCTCCGCCGACCTCGGCCGCGTCCTGTCCAATCCCGGTAGCCGCAGGCTTTACGCCTGCGTCAGAAGACGCACCCGTAAAGGGTGCGCCTACCAAGCCCGAGTGCAAGGACGCCTCCATTGAGAGGGCGGCTACCTCACTTACGACTCACGACCCACGACTCACCACTCACGACTCATCCCTGTGCGTCCCGTTGGAGATCACGATGATCGGCTCGTCCTTTCGTGAGGCGTGGAATAGGGGAATCACCGAGTGGAATGAAGGGTCGAAAGAGGGGCAAATCCGAGCGATCGACATTCATCAAGCCTGGGATCGATACAAACCCCCTTCGCTTGTTCCCGTCGATTTCAAGCCCATGAAAATCCCGGCGGTGCGAATCGAAAAGGAGTTTCCCGGTGAACTCCGCTCGATCGCCCTCTCGCACGTGCAAAGGACGGGCGCTGTGTGGAGTGAAAAACTGGCCTCCTCTCCCGACGATCCGGAAGCGCTGAATCGACTGGCCGTGCTCCACGCGGAGTTCGGGTTCGGCGCCGAGGCCGAGAAGTGGCTCCTTCAGATCCTTGCTCGTGATGCGGCGAGCGCCGACGCGAGCAACAATCTCGCCAACATCAGGTTCATGGGAAAGGACTTCAAGGCCGCGGCGGAATTGTACGCGAGGGCGGCGACGGCGGACCCGTCGGACGCCTCGATACTCGCCGGACTTGCTCGCGCTCAATTCAGGGGTGGCGACGCCAAGCAGGCGAAGGAAACCCTCGTCAAGGCCCTGCAGATCGACGCCGGGATCTTGGACGAATACCCTGACCTGACGCAGATTCAACGATAA
- a CDS encoding aldo/keto reductase, whose protein sequence is MEYRVLGRTGLKVSPLCLGTMTFGRETDGAESLRILDLCLEKGINFIDTADVYARGRSEEILGDALKGRRDRIVLATKGRFRTGDGPNDMGLSRKHLYDALHASLRRLRTDYIDLYQIHMWHEETALDLVLSTLNDFVRQGKARHVGASNLAAWHLAQALSRSEQRGWERLECLQPQYSLLCRDIEREILPLCRFEALGVIAWSPLAGGVLSGKYSATGEGPQDARWSRKQELETFSERNGKIVDVLKSEAEGRKATPSQVALSWVMAQPGVTSAILGARTLEQAKENLYSPDVKLDADGLARLDEASAIPMGYPYEQLATWGRG, encoded by the coding sequence ATGGAATACCGAGTGCTCGGCCGAACCGGGCTGAAAGTCTCGCCCCTCTGCCTCGGCACGATGACGTTTGGACGGGAGACCGACGGAGCGGAATCGCTCCGGATCTTGGATCTCTGCCTTGAAAAGGGGATCAACTTCATCGACACCGCGGATGTGTATGCGCGCGGCCGAAGCGAGGAAATTCTCGGGGACGCCCTGAAGGGCCGGCGGGATCGGATCGTCCTGGCGACGAAAGGCCGGTTCCGCACGGGCGACGGCCCGAACGACATGGGTCTTTCACGCAAGCACCTCTACGATGCCCTCCATGCAAGCCTGCGCCGGCTTCGAACCGACTACATCGATCTATACCAGATCCATATGTGGCACGAGGAGACCGCGCTTGATCTGGTCCTTTCCACGCTGAATGATTTCGTGCGGCAGGGGAAAGCGCGCCATGTCGGCGCGTCGAATCTGGCGGCCTGGCATCTCGCCCAGGCGCTCTCACGGAGCGAACAACGGGGGTGGGAGCGTTTGGAATGCCTCCAGCCGCAGTACAGCCTGCTCTGCCGCGACATCGAGAGGGAGATTCTACCGCTCTGCCGCTTTGAAGCGCTCGGGGTGATCGCGTGGAGTCCCTTGGCGGGTGGCGTTCTCTCGGGGAAATACAGTGCCACGGGGGAGGGTCCGCAGGACGCCCGCTGGAGCCGGAAGCAAGAGCTGGAAACGTTCTCGGAGCGGAATGGGAAAATCGTGGACGTGTTGAAGTCCGAGGCGGAAGGGCGGAAAGCCACCCCTTCTCAGGTGGCGCTCTCCTGGGTGATGGCCCAGCCTGGGGTGACCAGCGCCATCCTGGGGGCGCGAACGCTGGAGCAGGCGAAGGAGAACCTGTATTCTCCGGATGTGAAGCTTGACGCAGACGGCCTTGCCCGTCTCGACGAGGCGAGCGCGATCCCGATGGGCTACCCGTACGAGCAGTTGGCCACGTGGGGCAGGGGATAA
- a CDS encoding PAS domain S-box protein — protein MRIGFMRRWLDKMASASGQENAVRPGRGADEEGGEFFRKVVDATPLAIVGVDAEGRVWLWNPAAERIFGWSADEVLGRPNPLVPPERLEEFKRNLAATMRGEFIQVDGPGRVKKGGATIDMRLWAAAVTAPGGKRLGLGIIEDMTARRKAEQDAFRAQKMDTLGRLAAGLAHDFNNLLTAISTNNQMLLSRDDLSSDARKEAEAIDAATREAEDLTKRLMALGGRSGSSQETVLVNDVLAGFEKTIRRLFRGKIEIVLDLDEKAGSVRMEPAQVEQILMNLALNARDAMTDGGRLVVRSREGGPDHHVLRAGDDSGRAPCVRVEVTDTGTGMTPEVQAHLFEPFFTTKGSAGGTGLGLATVFGIVRRCNGDVSVVSEPGKGTTFTICLPRF, from the coding sequence GTGCGAATCGGGTTCATGCGGAGATGGCTGGACAAGATGGCGTCGGCGTCTGGGCAGGAGAATGCCGTCCGACCGGGCCGCGGGGCCGACGAGGAGGGAGGCGAGTTTTTCCGAAAGGTTGTTGACGCAACGCCGCTGGCGATCGTGGGCGTGGATGCGGAGGGCCGGGTTTGGTTGTGGAATCCGGCGGCGGAACGCATCTTCGGTTGGTCCGCCGATGAGGTGTTGGGTCGGCCCAATCCGCTTGTTCCTCCGGAGAGGCTGGAGGAGTTCAAAAGGAACCTGGCGGCCACCATGCGGGGCGAGTTCATCCAGGTCGATGGTCCCGGCCGGGTCAAGAAGGGTGGCGCGACCATCGACATGAGGCTCTGGGCGGCGGCGGTGACGGCCCCCGGCGGCAAGCGTCTCGGCCTGGGCATCATCGAGGACATGACGGCCCGCAGAAAGGCGGAGCAAGACGCCTTCCGGGCACAGAAGATGGACACACTCGGTCGCCTTGCGGCGGGGTTGGCCCACGATTTCAACAACCTGCTGACCGCCATTTCCACGAACAATCAGATGCTCCTTTCTCGGGATGATCTTTCGTCCGACGCGCGCAAGGAGGCGGAGGCCATCGATGCGGCGACGCGTGAGGCCGAGGATCTCACGAAGCGGCTGATGGCACTCGGTGGAAGGAGCGGAAGCAGCCAGGAAACCGTCCTCGTGAACGACGTCCTGGCGGGGTTTGAAAAGACGATTCGACGGCTTTTCCGCGGGAAGATCGAGATTGTTCTCGATCTCGATGAGAAGGCGGGCTCCGTGCGGATGGAGCCGGCGCAGGTCGAACAGATCCTGATGAATCTGGCCCTGAATGCGCGGGACGCCATGACCGATGGCGGAAGACTCGTGGTGAGGTCGCGGGAGGGAGGACCGGATCATCACGTCTTGCGCGCCGGAGACGATTCGGGGAGGGCGCCCTGTGTCCGCGTGGAAGTGACCGACACCGGGACGGGCATGACGCCGGAGGTGCAGGCGCATCTCTTCGAACCGTTCTTCACCACCAAGGGCTCGGCCGGGGGGACCGGACTCGGGCTGGCCACCGTGTTCGGGATCGTTCGCCGGTGCAACGGAGACGTTTCCGTGGTGAGCGAGCCGGGGAAGGGGACGACGTTTACCATTTGTCTCCCTCGATTTTAG
- a CDS encoding argininosuccinate synthase, with protein sequence MEKVRKVVLAYSGGLDTSVILRWLIDTYGCDVVCFVADIGQKEDLALAVRRAKAVGASKVMVKDLRREFVRDFVFPMFRAGAIYEGSYLMGTSIARPIIARHQVLAARAERADAVSHGSTGKGNDQARFELTYYAMDPAIKVIAPWREWSFTSRTDLIRYAAEKKIPVPVTASKPYSVDRNMLHISYEGGILEDPWNEPSESMFEWTTSPWKAPSRPENITIDFRRGDPVAVNGRPLSPEGVLGRLNDLGAKHGIGRSDVVENRFIGIKSHGVYETPGGTILFAAHRALEHITMDREVMRLRDSLIPKYAECVYYGFWFAPERELLQKTVDETQVNVTGTVRLQLYRGGVRVTGRKSARSLYNPKWSSFETAFELQHKDATGFIKLQSMRLRSLARLRR encoded by the coding sequence ATGGAAAAAGTGCGCAAGGTGGTGCTGGCGTATTCGGGAGGATTGGACACCTCCGTCATCCTCCGGTGGCTCATCGATACGTACGGGTGCGACGTGGTGTGCTTTGTGGCGGACATCGGCCAGAAGGAGGATCTGGCCCTCGCCGTAAGGCGGGCAAAAGCGGTGGGCGCCTCCAAGGTGATGGTGAAGGATCTTCGCCGTGAGTTCGTGAGGGATTTCGTGTTTCCGATGTTCCGGGCCGGGGCCATCTATGAAGGCTCGTATCTCATGGGGACTTCGATAGCGAGACCGATCATCGCGAGGCACCAGGTGCTCGCTGCGCGGGCCGAACGCGCGGACGCCGTCTCGCACGGCTCGACGGGAAAGGGGAACGACCAGGCGCGGTTCGAATTGACCTACTACGCGATGGATCCCGCGATCAAGGTCATTGCGCCGTGGAGAGAGTGGTCGTTCACGTCGCGGACGGACCTGATCCGATACGCGGCGGAGAAAAAGATTCCGGTGCCCGTGACCGCGTCGAAGCCGTACAGCGTGGATCGCAACATGCTCCACATCAGCTACGAGGGGGGAATTCTCGAGGACCCGTGGAACGAGCCGTCGGAGAGCATGTTCGAATGGACGACATCGCCTTGGAAGGCGCCGTCCAGACCCGAAAACATCACCATCGATTTCCGACGTGGAGATCCCGTGGCGGTGAACGGCCGCCCGCTTTCGCCCGAGGGGGTGCTGGGACGCCTGAACGACCTGGGCGCGAAACATGGAATCGGGCGATCGGACGTTGTCGAGAACCGGTTCATCGGAATCAAGTCGCACGGCGTGTATGAGACACCGGGGGGAACGATTCTCTTCGCGGCCCACCGCGCGCTGGAGCACATCACCATGGATCGTGAGGTCATGCGACTGAGGGATTCATTGATCCCGAAATACGCGGAGTGCGTGTACTATGGTTTTTGGTTTGCGCCCGAAAGGGAGCTCCTGCAGAAGACGGTGGACGAAACGCAAGTCAATGTGACCGGCACGGTGAGACTTCAACTTTATCGAGGCGGGGTGCGGGTGACGGGCCGCAAATCGGCTCGAAGCCTTTACAATCCGAAATGGTCTTCGTTTGAGACCGCCTTCGAGCTCCAGCACAAGGACGCCACCGGCTTCATCAAGCTCCAGTCCATGCGCCTCCGCTCCCTCGCCCGCCTTCGGCGCTGA
- the argF gene encoding ornithine carbamoyltransferase, translating to MARHLLSLDDLPAADLDHLFARATHFKKNRRKHERPLEGKSVALIFQKASTRTRVSFEVGIHELGGTPIFLSGQDTHLVRGEEPRDVGRIMSRYVDGIVLRTFAQSTLEEIARNASVPVVNALTDALHPCQILADLFTLVERGRIIAETKLVYIGDGNNIANTLAQAAALYGMKLTVACPKGFEPDKAVLQCAKQNGRAVRIERDPVRAAEGADVLYTDVWVSMGQEKDRGKKLKAFRKYQINEKIVRAAGPNALVMHCLPAHRGEEITEEVIESDRSIVFDQAENRLHVQKAILERLFGGLR from the coding sequence GTGGCTCGGCACCTGCTTAGTCTGGACGATCTGCCGGCGGCGGATCTCGATCACCTTTTCGCCCGGGCGACTCATTTCAAGAAGAATCGCCGGAAGCATGAACGCCCCCTGGAAGGGAAGAGCGTGGCGCTCATCTTCCAGAAGGCTTCCACGCGCACGCGGGTCTCTTTTGAAGTGGGCATCCACGAGCTGGGTGGAACGCCGATCTTCCTGAGCGGGCAGGACACGCACCTGGTCCGGGGCGAAGAACCGCGGGATGTCGGCCGTATCATGAGTCGATATGTGGACGGGATCGTTTTGCGTACCTTCGCGCAGTCAACTCTGGAAGAAATTGCCCGGAACGCCTCGGTTCCGGTGGTGAACGCGCTCACGGACGCGCTCCACCCGTGCCAAATCCTGGCGGATCTGTTCACGCTGGTCGAGCGCGGGCGGATAATCGCGGAGACGAAACTGGTGTACATCGGGGATGGGAACAACATCGCGAACACCCTGGCGCAGGCCGCGGCGCTCTACGGAATGAAGTTGACCGTGGCGTGCCCCAAAGGTTTCGAGCCGGACAAGGCCGTCCTTCAATGCGCGAAACAGAATGGCCGGGCGGTACGGATTGAGCGGGACCCCGTCCGCGCGGCGGAGGGGGCCGACGTTCTGTATACCGACGTGTGGGTGAGCATGGGGCAGGAAAAAGACCGGGGAAAGAAGTTGAAGGCCTTTCGGAAATACCAGATCAATGAGAAGATTGTGCGTGCCGCCGGTCCAAACGCGCTCGTCATGCACTGTCTCCCCGCGCATCGCGGGGAGGAAATCACGGAGGAGGTGATCGAAAGCGACCGATCGATCGTTTTCGACCAAGCCGAAAACCGGCTGCACGTGCAAAAGGCGATCCTGGAACGACTTTTTGGAGGCTTACGTTGA
- a CDS encoding aspartate aminotransferase family protein encodes MSPPSGSTKELTRADIIQKADAFLMPNYARFPIALVRGEGSWVWDADGKKYLDFVGGIAVMSLGHAPEGFADVVKQQAATLAHVSNLYYTAPQAELAEELVKASFPSKVFFCNSGTEANEAAIKLARKYGKETHGDEKYEIVALFNSFHGRTFGSLSATGQVKYHKGFEPLVPGFFHVPFNDLVALEAILGMRTAAVMMEPVQAEGGVVMPSEDYLRKVREMCTKKKTLLIFDEVQVGLGRTGKLFAYQQFGVEPDILTLGKSLGGGLPMAAMLAKTELASALGPGSHAVTMGGSPLVAQAGLWAFRKLMENGFLEKSRQMGAYLREKLEGLRAIPPVQDVRGIGMIQAVELNVPARPVAAMCLEEGLLVTVVQDRVVRLVPPLNVKRAEVDRAIKILEEAIRQAEKERGSAPA; translated from the coding sequence ATGAGTCCTCCAAGCGGATCGACCAAGGAACTGACGCGGGCCGACATCATCCAGAAGGCCGATGCCTTCCTGATGCCGAACTATGCCAGGTTTCCCATCGCTCTTGTGCGGGGCGAGGGAAGCTGGGTGTGGGATGCGGATGGGAAGAAGTACCTCGATTTTGTCGGCGGAATTGCCGTGATGTCGCTGGGGCACGCGCCGGAGGGATTTGCCGACGTGGTCAAGCAGCAGGCCGCCACGCTTGCCCATGTGTCGAATCTCTACTACACGGCGCCGCAGGCGGAACTGGCGGAGGAGTTGGTCAAGGCCTCTTTCCCATCGAAAGTGTTTTTCTGCAACAGCGGCACGGAGGCCAACGAGGCGGCGATCAAGCTGGCCCGCAAGTACGGGAAAGAGACCCACGGCGACGAGAAATATGAAATCGTAGCGTTGTTCAACTCCTTCCACGGGAGGACCTTCGGGTCGCTCTCGGCCACAGGCCAGGTGAAGTATCACAAAGGATTCGAGCCGCTTGTGCCCGGGTTTTTCCACGTACCCTTCAATGACCTTGTGGCGCTTGAGGCCATTCTCGGGATGCGAACGGCGGCCGTGATGATGGAACCGGTTCAGGCCGAGGGCGGCGTTGTGATGCCGTCGGAAGACTATCTACGGAAAGTGCGGGAGATGTGCACCAAGAAAAAGACGCTCCTGATCTTCGATGAAGTACAGGTGGGGCTGGGGCGGACGGGAAAACTGTTTGCGTACCAGCAATTCGGGGTGGAGCCGGACATTCTGACCCTGGGGAAATCCCTGGGGGGGGGGCTCCCCATGGCGGCCATGCTCGCGAAGACCGAACTGGCCTCCGCTCTGGGGCCGGGGTCCCACGCGGTGACGATGGGCGGCAGCCCGCTCGTGGCGCAGGCGGGGCTTTGGGCGTTCCGGAAGCTGATGGAGAACGGATTTCTCGAGAAGAGCCGGCAGATGGGCGCGTACCTCCGGGAGAAACTCGAGGGCTTGCGCGCGATTCCGCCGGTGCAGGACGTCCGGGGCATCGGAATGATCCAGGCGGTGGAGTTGAACGTTCCCGCTCGCCCCGTGGCGGCGATGTGCCTGGAGGAAGGACTTTTGGTGACGGTGGTTCAGGACCGGGTCGTCCGTCTGGTGCCGCCGCTCAACGTGAAGCGGGCCGAGGTCGATCGCGCGATCAAGATTTTGGAAGAGGCCATCCGGCAGGCGGAGAAAGAACGTGGCTCGGCACCTGCTTAG
- the argB gene encoding acetylglutamate kinase encodes MSVGEIPESVRHKADVLVEVLPYIRRFWGKTFVVKLGGRTMEDPALQQDFAEDISLLKFVGINPIVVHGGGPQISDALDKMKLQYSFVDGMRVTDAEAMSVVEMVLLGQINSRIVAQINLAGAKAVGLSGKDGNLIKARKMTKEVNGKKVDLGQVGVVAGVNTEVLTALHRDHFIPVIAPVGVGPKGESYNINADVVAGRLAESLQAEKMIMMTDTRGILGENEELIPSLRRGEIQKLLQKNVIRDGMIPKVNACLEAVSHGVKKAHIVDGRISHAVLLEIFTNEGVGTEILSK; translated from the coding sequence ATGAGCGTGGGTGAAATTCCTGAATCCGTCCGCCACAAAGCGGATGTGCTGGTGGAGGTCCTTCCGTACATCCGCCGATTCTGGGGCAAGACGTTTGTGGTGAAGCTGGGCGGTCGCACGATGGAGGATCCAGCCCTCCAGCAGGATTTTGCGGAGGACATCTCGCTCCTGAAATTTGTGGGGATCAACCCGATCGTCGTTCACGGCGGCGGGCCGCAGATCAGCGATGCGCTGGACAAGATGAAGCTCCAGTATTCGTTTGTAGACGGCATGCGCGTGACGGATGCGGAGGCCATGAGCGTGGTGGAGATGGTCCTGCTGGGGCAGATCAATTCGCGTATTGTGGCGCAGATCAACCTGGCGGGAGCGAAGGCGGTCGGCCTATCGGGGAAGGACGGCAACCTCATCAAGGCCCGAAAGATGACGAAGGAAGTGAACGGAAAGAAAGTGGATCTCGGCCAGGTGGGCGTGGTCGCGGGTGTGAACACGGAGGTGCTCACGGCCCTCCACCGCGACCATTTCATCCCCGTCATTGCTCCCGTGGGCGTGGGGCCGAAGGGGGAAAGCTACAATATCAATGCGGACGTGGTTGCGGGGCGTCTGGCGGAATCGCTTCAGGCCGAGAAGATGATCATGATGACCGACACGCGGGGCATTCTGGGCGAGAACGAAGAACTGATCCCCTCGTTGCGCCGCGGGGAGATCCAGAAGCTGCTCCAGAAGAATGTCATTCGCGACGGTATGATCCCGAAGGTGAACGCCTGCCTGGAGGCCGTGTCGCATGGCGTGAAGAAGGCCCACATCGTGGATGGACGGATCTCCCACGCCGTCCTCTTGGAGATATTCACGAACGAGGGCGTGGGGACGGAGATCCTCTCCAAATGA